Proteins encoded together in one Streptomyces sp. NBC_01216 window:
- a CDS encoding DsbA family protein, whose amino-acid sequence MSEKNRDGNRSARERLQQQRERDRAREKQRRVLIVSAAVVGVLGLAAVVGVIAANNGDKGSGSDKAGPVVAPTGATGDDQPAIPTGRADAPSTLTVWEDFRCPACASFENAFRDTIHELEAEGALRTDYHLATLIDGNLGGSGSLRAANAAACAQDAGKFTPYHDVLYVNQPEETDDAFADDAKLLELAGKVPGLDTPAFRSCVEGGTHDSWVGKSQEAFRAGDFSGTPSVLLNGESVFPAKGGEQISPDNLRKWVAEANKGKKPGTASSAPTGG is encoded by the coding sequence GTGAGCGAGAAGAACCGTGACGGTAACCGAAGCGCGCGGGAGCGCCTCCAGCAGCAGCGCGAGCGTGACCGGGCGCGTGAGAAACAGCGACGCGTCCTGATCGTGTCGGCCGCGGTCGTCGGTGTCCTCGGCCTGGCCGCGGTCGTCGGGGTGATCGCGGCCAACAACGGGGACAAGGGCAGCGGCTCCGACAAGGCCGGCCCGGTCGTCGCCCCGACCGGCGCCACCGGGGACGACCAGCCGGCCATCCCGACGGGTCGGGCGGACGCCCCGTCCACGCTCACGGTCTGGGAGGACTTCCGCTGCCCGGCCTGCGCCTCCTTCGAGAACGCCTTCCGGGACACCATCCACGAGCTGGAGGCGGAGGGAGCGCTCAGGACCGACTACCACCTGGCCACCCTCATCGACGGCAACCTGGGCGGCAGCGGCTCCCTGCGCGCGGCGAACGCGGCGGCATGCGCGCAGGACGCGGGGAAGTTCACGCCGTACCACGACGTGCTCTACGTCAACCAGCCCGAAGAGACCGACGACGCCTTCGCGGACGACGCCAAGCTGCTGGAGCTCGCGGGCAAGGTGCCGGGGCTCGACACGCCGGCCTTCCGCAGCTGTGTCGAGGGCGGCACCCACGACAGCTGGGTGGGGAAGTCGCAGGAGGCGTTCCGGGCCGGCGACTTCAGCGGCACCCCCTCGGTCCTGCTCAACGGGGAATCGGTCTTCCCGGCCAAGGGCGGCGAGCAGATCTCCCCGGACAACCTCAGGAAGTGGGTCGCCGAGGCCAACAAGGGCAAGAAGCCCGGCACCGCATCCTCGGCTCCGACCGGCGGCTGA